Proteins from one Candidatus Pantoea bituminis genomic window:
- the traD gene encoding type IV conjugative transfer system coupling protein TraD encodes MSLNARDFTQGGQVMKYMIGMFVQIMNIASYWVVLLSALVFFVWMLLRLTLQEFIHGSAYWMVKWFVMPLSKFSGGNSKSGWTFHFQRPDGEVIAFKHTAQQVMNDPYFVQMGESVKDAAFYGWGIATFCFVASILAITWFLGNKGAKQRESELTGGRILATSPAVVNRLLKKAGVMSPLSICGLHIVKDSEMQNFGFHGTVGSGKSTALNDLLRQLRERGDRVILYDKGNNFIPTFFRQDKDKILNPFDVRCPFWDLWEECRTVGDFENFATSLLPDSSGSSDPFWVLSARSLFVAAARRMAREKNRSIGELLKKLMSISLADLRQFLEGTDAANLVDGSIEKTAMTIRTILTTYVRSLRYLQGLDEQGRRPFNIRDWLHTEDASGDNPWIFISSDGQNHNALKPLLSAWLYMTMSGILGLKADRNRRIWIFLDELPSLHKLPILPEFCAEGRKFGGCTVAGLQNFPQLEETYGTNSAKSIWDLLNTRVFYRAPSGSIADWVQKEIGEQRHKKFKDQYSYGIDIIRDGVQFSKDEINEFLVSYSDVQSLNDLECYITLPGEWPVVRMKLPWKPYREIAEGRIPGTLKTCLIRTSRRRWRAKPATTRQGRLSGVCLVMRLKRKRPQMSRMPATPGILRVRKTQRHRQQVRRHPSKRHQVRQHSQRRMRPAGA; translated from the coding sequence ATGAGCCTCAACGCCCGCGACTTTACCCAGGGCGGTCAGGTGATGAAATACATGATCGGCATGTTTGTGCAGATCATGAATATCGCCTCCTACTGGGTCGTGCTGTTATCAGCGCTGGTATTTTTTGTCTGGATGCTGCTGCGCCTTACTCTGCAGGAGTTTATTCACGGCAGTGCCTACTGGATGGTTAAGTGGTTCGTGATGCCACTGTCAAAATTCTCCGGTGGCAATTCTAAAAGTGGCTGGACCTTTCATTTCCAGCGACCGGACGGTGAAGTGATAGCGTTCAAACACACTGCTCAGCAGGTGATGAATGATCCGTACTTTGTGCAGATGGGTGAGAGCGTTAAAGACGCCGCGTTTTACGGCTGGGGGATTGCAACGTTCTGCTTTGTTGCATCCATCCTCGCTATTACCTGGTTCCTTGGCAACAAAGGTGCAAAACAGCGTGAGAGCGAGCTTACTGGCGGTCGCATTCTTGCGACAAGCCCTGCTGTCGTAAACCGCCTTCTCAAAAAGGCTGGCGTGATGTCGCCGCTCAGCATCTGCGGTTTGCATATCGTCAAAGACTCAGAGATGCAGAACTTTGGCTTTCACGGCACTGTCGGGTCAGGTAAGAGTACAGCACTGAACGATCTGCTGCGCCAGCTGCGCGAGCGCGGTGATCGCGTCATTCTCTATGACAAAGGTAACAACTTTATCCCGACCTTTTTCCGTCAGGATAAAGACAAGATCCTCAATCCATTTGACGTGCGCTGTCCGTTCTGGGACCTGTGGGAAGAGTGCCGGACGGTGGGTGACTTTGAAAACTTCGCCACCTCGCTGTTGCCCGACAGCAGCGGCAGCAGCGATCCGTTCTGGGTCCTCTCAGCCCGTTCGCTGTTTGTGGCCGCCGCGCGGCGCATGGCCCGCGAAAAGAACCGCAGCATCGGTGAGCTGCTGAAAAAACTGATGTCCATCAGCCTGGCGGACCTTCGCCAGTTTCTTGAGGGTACGGACGCGGCTAACCTGGTTGACGGCAGTATCGAGAAAACCGCGATGACCATCCGCACCATTCTCACCACCTACGTTCGCTCACTGCGCTACCTGCAGGGACTGGATGAACAGGGCCGACGCCCGTTCAACATTCGCGACTGGCTGCATACCGAAGACGCGAGCGGTGATAACCCGTGGATTTTTATTTCCAGCGACGGCCAGAACCACAATGCGCTGAAGCCGCTTCTGAGCGCGTGGCTCTACATGACCATGTCCGGGATTCTCGGCCTGAAGGCCGACCGCAACCGTCGCATCTGGATCTTCCTGGACGAGCTGCCGTCCCTGCACAAGCTGCCCATTCTGCCGGAGTTCTGCGCCGAGGGCCGTAAGTTCGGTGGCTGTACCGTTGCCGGCCTGCAGAACTTCCCGCAGCTGGAAGAAACATACGGAACCAACTCGGCTAAATCCATCTGGGACCTGCTGAACACCCGCGTCTTCTACCGCGCGCCCAGCGGCTCAATTGCGGACTGGGTACAGAAGGAAATCGGCGAACAGCGCCATAAGAAGTTCAAGGACCAGTACAGCTACGGCATCGACATCATCCGCGACGGCGTGCAGTTCTCCAAAGATGAGATTAACGAGTTCCTGGTCAGCTATTCCGACGTTCAAAGCCTCAATGACCTGGAGTGCTACATCACCCTGCCAGGTGAATGGCCGGTTGTTCGTATGAAGCTGCCCTGGAAGCCCTACAGGGAAATCGCGGAAGGCCGCATCCCCGGGACGTTGAAGACGTGTTTGATCCGGACATCGAGGCGACGCTGGCGGGCGAAGCCAGCGACAACCAGGCAGGGCAGATTGTCGGGCGTCTGTTTGGTGATGCGACTGAAGCGGAAACGCCCGCAGATGAGCAGAATGCCGGCAACGCCGGGGATACTGCGGGTGCGGAAAACACAGCGGCATCGGCAGCAGGTGCGACGGCACCCGTCGAAACGGCATCAGGTTCGTCAGCACAGTCAGCGCCGGATGAGGCCGGCGGGCGCGTGA
- a CDS encoding ssDNA-binding domain-containing protein, whose product MREAIERLSSKSVRVTYDDVMTSVLNHIPIAPGVYGQARSAVDNAIGRGQLIAVDKNQTLFTTAVHVRDEARLAQLAAGLAEKRGGLVVPAGEKGVLAQVADADRAVSLIDVRGGTQFVSDLNSSIMAMAKENGRPLVVVAADGAARKRQLTTFGDRPGVTLMTAEEMTAAELPARPLVLVAESERFNTSGLHDVLKTATQHDGTTLVTDTHARRTAGFASGVLSSAGVKQFTATPKTENVRVTMVQKDTVEDRLSVAARYFAHEKAQGRVVSLQAGNARTRDQLTSRAREVLTEEGQLGRVLGEVTVRVPVWLDASNRNDRSVYRAGMVLEQHEGQGQKSVFTITGVSERHNLLTLKDEKGQTQG is encoded by the coding sequence GTGCGCGAGGCTATCGAGCGGCTGTCGTCTAAAAGCGTGCGCGTCACCTACGACGACGTGATGACCAGCGTGCTCAACCACATCCCGATCGCCCCGGGTGTTTACGGGCAGGCCCGCAGCGCTGTCGATAATGCCATCGGGCGCGGCCAGCTGATTGCCGTGGACAAGAACCAGACGCTGTTCACCACCGCCGTCCACGTCCGGGATGAAGCGCGGCTGGCGCAGCTGGCTGCCGGGCTCGCGGAGAAGCGCGGAGGGCTTGTGGTGCCAGCCGGTGAAAAGGGCGTGCTGGCCCAGGTGGCCGACGCGGACCGGGCAGTGTCGCTCATCGATGTACGCGGGGGCACGCAGTTCGTCAGCGACCTCAACAGCAGCATCATGGCGATGGCCAAAGAGAACGGGAGGCCGCTTGTTGTTGTGGCGGCCGACGGAGCCGCGCGCAAGCGCCAGCTGACCACCTTCGGGGACAGGCCCGGGGTAACGCTCATGACTGCCGAAGAAATGACTGCGGCCGAATTGCCGGCGCGACCGCTGGTCCTGGTTGCTGAGTCCGAGCGCTTTAACACCTCCGGTCTGCACGACGTGCTGAAGACGGCAACGCAGCACGATGGCACCACGCTGGTTACTGACACGCATGCGCGGCGCACGGCGGGCTTTGCCTCCGGGGTGCTGAGCAGTGCGGGGGTGAAGCAGTTCACCGCCACGCCTAAGACCGAGAACGTGCGCGTGACGATGGTGCAGAAGGACACCGTTGAAGACCGGCTCAGTGTGGCGGCGCGCTACTTCGCACATGAAAAGGCGCAGGGACGGGTGGTATCGCTGCAGGCGGGCAACGCGCGCACACGCGACCAGCTCACGTCCCGGGCCCGTGAGGTACTGACCGAAGAGGGACAGCTCGGGCGGGTGCTGGGCGAGGTCACGGTGCGGGTGCCGGTGTGGCTGGACGCCAGCAACCGCAACGACCGCAGCGTGTACCGCGCAGGCATGGTGCTGGAGCAGCATGAAGGGCAGGGGCAGAAATCAGTGTTCACCATCACGGGGGTCAGCGAGCGTCACAACCTGCTGACCCTGAAAGATGAAAAGGGCCAGACGCAGGGGTGA
- a CDS encoding AAA family ATPase — MSISSIDSHYRLYREKKLELREGEQLRATADIGSRASSGERLIVTGVKEGRWLFKDTITMENSKGDRVRLDRNAPLYADYAYAESFGATRRTEGSVVAVLAGKEVNDATVNMLRRSGSDVIAFTPLDEATIGRRLEENRPVVSVTQGIKSLSGESDLTDALRELESRKRSQPERAMRLAIEKATGTDVTFTGVRALAGVINADRSITPARAEDELSRLVQRGEILELSAEQGAAGKYISRENFENEVSILRHVAEGKNSVKPLLAGGLSEEKAAGLTEGQREAGNLILTTRDRFTAIQGYAGVGKTTQFRTVAAALAAAEDAPDIRGLAPTHRAVSELSGAGIPAQTIASFLSESSQWQAAGQARDFHNTVFVIDESSMNGNAQMASLMNVIAEGRGRAVLSGDQDQLKSLESGAPFALALERSAADVAVMKEIVRQIPALKPAVEAVIAGNVREAVRISAETSPQSVPRQPGAYIPESSAMDGSSLAPAGRAGAGGEAEKPDLTGMIADDYAGRTPEARDNTLIVAELNADREAINSAVHARLQAQGALGDGVTVPLLVRVNNSNADLGRQTFWEAQAGNVVRRGEQYYRIGETDEESGVVRMAGLDGSADRWIRPAELRKEEAAVFKEVEREISPGEKIRLTATDRDRNLRASDMGVVTVITEDGKITLDTGDRQLSFDPAAQYADRHMDYGYAVTTYSSQGASVKYLIGLFGEEGARKMMAALDSTYVQLSRAKEHVQTYFDNLSGWASRVENKSGRRQTVHEVLMRAEDVRAGREMQAWDKSLPVSGTRLADRVDQDLTADARFMAGKTPEMLWPVINEHGRQRGNWHVPVSPSSGEVNFSAAHYEGAADGSRIVLQRGEKHGKVLEAADVAEALQLMKDNPDSPVVLSADHSERSGDKGAPAEAAAATSGGEELDRREAGALEKAVKAALGQEEKEPEPGVQDDAQSALDDRESEREAALEELQEEEAFDYRDYDLSPEREERSAMMNDEVNVMRHERSEPEPEFGHKSQKTLE, encoded by the coding sequence GTGAGCATCAGCAGCATCGACAGCCATTACCGGCTTTACCGGGAGAAAAAGCTGGAGCTGCGCGAGGGCGAGCAGCTGCGCGCCACGGCCGATATCGGCAGCCGCGCCAGCAGTGGCGAGCGGCTGATCGTCACCGGCGTGAAGGAAGGGCGCTGGCTTTTTAAAGACACCATCACGATGGAAAACTCAAAGGGCGATCGCGTGAGGCTCGACCGCAACGCGCCGCTCTACGCTGACTACGCCTACGCCGAATCTTTTGGCGCCACCCGACGCACAGAGGGAAGCGTGGTGGCGGTCCTGGCTGGCAAGGAAGTAAACGACGCGACCGTGAACATGCTGCGCCGCAGCGGCTCGGACGTGATCGCGTTCACCCCACTGGATGAGGCGACTATCGGCCGCCGGCTGGAGGAAAACCGGCCGGTTGTCAGCGTAACGCAGGGCATTAAGTCGCTATCGGGCGAAAGTGACCTGACCGACGCGCTGCGCGAGCTTGAGTCCCGGAAGAGGTCCCAGCCGGAGCGCGCGATGAGGCTGGCCATCGAGAAAGCGACCGGCACCGACGTGACGTTCACGGGCGTCCGGGCGCTGGCCGGGGTGATAAACGCCGACCGCAGCATCACGCCAGCGCGCGCGGAGGATGAGCTGTCACGGCTGGTGCAGCGCGGCGAGATTCTCGAACTCAGCGCGGAGCAGGGCGCGGCCGGGAAGTACATCTCCCGCGAGAACTTTGAGAACGAGGTGTCTATCCTGCGCCACGTCGCCGAAGGGAAAAACAGCGTGAAGCCGCTGCTGGCTGGCGGCCTGAGCGAGGAGAAGGCCGCGGGACTGACGGAGGGCCAGCGTGAAGCGGGCAACCTCATCCTGACCACCCGCGACCGCTTTACTGCCATCCAGGGTTACGCCGGGGTGGGGAAAACAACGCAGTTTCGCACCGTGGCTGCGGCGCTCGCCGCCGCAGAGGACGCACCGGACATTCGCGGCCTTGCACCCACGCACCGGGCGGTCAGTGAGCTGTCCGGCGCGGGTATTCCGGCGCAGACCATTGCCAGCTTTCTCAGCGAGAGCAGCCAGTGGCAGGCCGCAGGGCAGGCGCGAGACTTTCACAACACCGTGTTCGTTATCGACGAATCCTCCATGAACGGCAACGCCCAGATGGCCTCCCTGATGAACGTGATCGCCGAAGGCAGGGGCCGCGCGGTGCTGAGCGGTGATCAGGACCAGCTCAAGTCACTGGAGTCCGGCGCACCGTTCGCGCTGGCGCTGGAGCGCAGCGCCGCCGACGTAGCGGTGATGAAGGAAATCGTACGGCAGATCCCGGCGCTGAAGCCCGCCGTAGAGGCTGTCATCGCCGGTAACGTGCGGGAGGCGGTGCGCATTTCGGCGGAAACCAGCCCGCAGAGCGTACCGCGCCAGCCGGGCGCATACATCCCGGAGAGCAGCGCAATGGACGGCAGCAGCCTGGCACCGGCAGGGCGTGCAGGCGCAGGTGGGGAGGCCGAAAAACCTGACCTGACCGGCATGATTGCCGACGACTACGCCGGCCGGACGCCGGAGGCGCGTGACAACACGCTTATCGTGGCGGAGCTGAACGCCGACCGGGAAGCTATCAACAGTGCGGTGCACGCGCGGCTGCAGGCGCAGGGCGCGCTGGGTGACGGTGTCACGGTGCCGCTGCTTGTACGCGTGAACAACAGCAACGCTGATCTGGGCCGGCAGACTTTCTGGGAAGCGCAGGCGGGCAACGTGGTGCGCCGGGGTGAGCAGTATTACCGGATAGGCGAAACCGACGAGGAGAGTGGCGTGGTGCGTATGGCCGGGCTGGACGGTTCAGCAGACCGCTGGATCCGACCCGCCGAGCTGCGCAAGGAGGAAGCGGCGGTGTTTAAGGAAGTGGAGCGGGAAATCAGCCCCGGCGAGAAAATCCGCCTGACAGCAACGGACCGCGACCGCAATCTGCGAGCCAGCGACATGGGAGTGGTCACCGTCATAACGGAGGACGGAAAAATCACGCTCGATACCGGTGATCGCCAGCTCTCTTTCGATCCAGCCGCGCAGTACGCCGACCGCCACATGGACTACGGCTATGCCGTCACCACCTACAGTTCGCAGGGCGCGTCGGTTAAATATCTGATTGGCCTGTTTGGGGAAGAGGGCGCGCGGAAGATGATGGCCGCACTGGACAGCACCTACGTACAGCTTTCCAGGGCAAAAGAACACGTTCAGACCTACTTCGACAACCTGTCCGGCTGGGCCAGTCGGGTGGAGAACAAAAGCGGCCGGCGCCAGACGGTGCACGAAGTGCTTATGCGGGCGGAGGACGTACGGGCAGGCCGGGAAATGCAGGCGTGGGATAAAAGCCTGCCGGTGTCCGGCACGCGTCTGGCAGACCGGGTCGATCAGGACCTGACAGCGGACGCACGGTTTATGGCCGGGAAAACGCCGGAGATGCTCTGGCCGGTCATTAACGAGCACGGCCGGCAGCGCGGAAACTGGCACGTTCCGGTGTCGCCCTCAAGCGGGGAGGTGAATTTTTCAGCCGCCCACTATGAAGGGGCCGCGGACGGCAGCCGTATTGTTCTGCAGCGCGGAGAAAAGCACGGAAAGGTGCTGGAAGCCGCGGACGTAGCGGAGGCGCTCCAGCTGATGAAGGACAACCCGGACAGTCCGGTAGTCCTCTCTGCTGACCACAGTGAACGTTCAGGCGATAAAGGCGCTCCTGCAGAAGCAGCAGCGGCCACATCGGGCGGCGAGGAGCTGGACCGCCGCGAAGCGGGGGCGCTGGAGAAAGCCGTTAAGGCTGCGCTGGGACAGGAGGAGAAAGAGCCGGAACCTGGCGTGCAGGATGACGCGCAAAGCGCCCTGGATGACAGGGAAAGTGAACGCGAGGCGGCGCTGGAAGAGCTGCAGGAAGAGGAGGCATTTGATTACCGCGACTACGACCTGTCGCCGGAGCGGGAGGAGCGCTCCGCAATGATGAACGATGAAGTCAATGTAATGCGCCACGAGCGCAGTGAACCTGAGCCGGAGTTTGGCCATAAATCCCAAAAAACGCTGGAGTAA
- a CDS encoding DUF6404 family protein: MKDAEFKRKTEKAFALMSEKGLRKSQRIPATYRLLWWMGIKKTPALFASFASNVCFLGVYYVVFWGCCMWFVTWRPRGYSPLASVITALVAGLLFGLCMAAVFRSRRKAKGLPDWEKL, translated from the coding sequence GTGAAAGATGCAGAATTTAAGCGAAAAACAGAAAAGGCCTTTGCGCTGATGTCTGAGAAAGGCCTGCGTAAAAGCCAGCGTATCCCGGCTACCTACCGGCTGCTGTGGTGGATGGGCATAAAGAAAACCCCCGCACTCTTTGCGAGCTTTGCCAGCAATGTGTGCTTCCTCGGTGTTTATTATGTCGTGTTCTGGGGATGTTGCATGTGGTTTGTCACCTGGCGCCCCCGAGGGTACAGTCCACTGGCCAGCGTGATAACAGCGCTGGTTGCCGGTCTGTTATTTGGGCTCTGCATGGCAGCCGTTTTCCGGTCACGCCGGAAAGCAAAAGGCCTGCCGGACTGGGAAAAACTTTAA
- a CDS encoding SDR family oxidoreductase, which produces MSKTVLITGATGTVSRQVIHYLKGKGHRLIALVRNPEYVEPLEAEGLEVRLGDLEKSWTLDAAFEGIDTLWLVNPPTARAPEQSSNAVWAARKAGVKRIVRLSVICAEYNAPIQGQRLHALSDAELMASGMEWTILRPHFFMQNLLGMAAPAIAAGKSMDNFLDNGRIGLIDVRDIGELAAQALVSNEHAGQIYTLTGPETLSLEDVAQKISHATGRLVTTRSVTPTREYFQGLGAGEWLANLNADFMSTYVTNWGILPAAILKGLWEEHPADLMILSATMRSLSPHPE; this is translated from the coding sequence ATGAGCAAAACTGTTTTAATTACCGGGGCAACCGGCACCGTTTCCCGTCAGGTCATTCATTATCTCAAAGGTAAAGGACACCGGCTGATCGCACTCGTGCGTAACCCTGAATATGTTGAACCCCTTGAAGCCGAAGGGCTGGAAGTACGGCTCGGCGATTTGGAGAAATCATGGACGCTGGATGCGGCGTTCGAGGGGATTGATACTCTCTGGCTGGTTAATCCGCCCACAGCCCGCGCGCCAGAGCAGAGCTCAAATGCCGTCTGGGCAGCCCGTAAAGCGGGGGTTAAGCGGATCGTTCGTCTCTCCGTCATCTGCGCCGAATACAATGCCCCCATCCAGGGACAGAGGCTTCACGCCCTGTCTGATGCTGAATTGATGGCCTCGGGAATGGAATGGACTATCCTGCGCCCGCACTTTTTCATGCAAAATTTACTCGGTATGGCCGCGCCTGCGATCGCTGCCGGAAAGAGCATGGATAACTTTCTTGATAACGGCAGGATAGGCCTCATTGATGTCCGGGATATCGGTGAACTGGCGGCGCAGGCGCTGGTAAGCAATGAACATGCGGGGCAGATATACACACTGACCGGTCCGGAAACGTTGTCACTGGAAGACGTTGCTCAGAAAATTTCTCACGCAACCGGTCGACTGGTTACCACACGGTCAGTGACACCGACCAGAGAGTATTTTCAGGGTCTGGGTGCCGGTGAGTGGCTGGCAAACCTCAACGCTGACTTCATGAGTACCTACGTAACTAACTGGGGGATTTTACCAGCGGCGATTTTGAAAGGACTATGGGAAGAGCACCCCGCCGATTTGATGATTTTATCCGCGACTATGCGGTCTCTTTCACCACACCCTGAGTGA
- a CDS encoding LysR family transcriptional regulator: MDRLTSMAVFIKVAEKGSFSSAAEAVNISPQMVAKHIVALEERLGTTLITRTTRRQSLTEVGRAYYNRCRLILSEVEAADSLAYSLQNLPKGALRVNAPPLYGAYNLSPLIPGYLSVYPDVRLELTLNERTVDLVEEGYEVVIRTGDPVDISLIARALPPFKLIACASPKYIRNRGMPQTPSDLEKHDCLPVTTGAPGTPHIWQFSKAGKTEEISVTGRLCSNEWRALMHTAINGGVILGPESVLAAEVRQGHLTQVLAQYETPSRPVNILYPVSRGLSAKVQSFVDYVMKEMT, encoded by the coding sequence ATGGACAGACTGACTAGTATGGCCGTTTTCATTAAGGTTGCGGAAAAAGGTTCATTTTCCTCAGCAGCCGAAGCCGTAAACATTTCTCCTCAGATGGTTGCCAAGCATATTGTGGCTCTGGAGGAACGTCTGGGCACCACGCTGATAACGCGCACCACCCGACGGCAGAGTCTGACAGAGGTTGGCCGCGCTTATTACAATCGCTGCAGATTAATACTTTCAGAAGTTGAAGCGGCAGACTCCCTGGCTTATTCGCTACAGAATCTCCCGAAAGGTGCTCTGCGGGTCAATGCACCTCCGCTGTATGGGGCATATAACCTGTCTCCTCTGATCCCCGGTTATCTGTCCGTCTACCCGGATGTCAGACTTGAACTGACGCTCAATGAGCGAACTGTTGATCTCGTTGAGGAAGGGTATGAAGTTGTCATACGCACCGGCGACCCTGTCGATATATCACTTATTGCCCGTGCGCTGCCTCCCTTCAAGCTGATAGCCTGCGCTTCCCCCAAGTACATCAGAAACCGGGGCATGCCGCAGACCCCTTCTGATCTGGAAAAACACGACTGCCTGCCGGTAACAACGGGAGCTCCGGGAACTCCTCACATCTGGCAGTTCAGCAAAGCCGGTAAAACCGAAGAAATTTCAGTAACAGGGCGACTGTGCAGTAATGAGTGGAGAGCTTTGATGCATACAGCCATCAACGGGGGAGTCATTCTCGGACCTGAAAGCGTGCTCGCTGCTGAAGTCCGACAGGGGCACCTGACGCAAGTTCTAGCGCAATATGAAACTCCTTCCCGTCCCGTGAATATTCTGTATCCCGTCAGCCGGGGCCTTTCAGCAAAGGTGCAGAGCTTCGTGGATTACGTTATGAAAGAAATGACCTGA
- a CDS encoding EexN family lipoprotein, which translates to MKGLIFTALAVILLAGCKDEQRDGDYYSKSLNEARSVAQKCQDEEISESSCIDAKDALFRDKLENAKVMHN; encoded by the coding sequence ATGAAAGGATTAATTTTTACTGCTCTAGCTGTAATTCTTCTCGCAGGCTGTAAAGATGAACAGCGCGATGGAGATTATTATTCTAAAAGTCTGAATGAAGCCAGAAGCGTCGCGCAAAAGTGCCAGGACGAGGAGATCAGCGAAAGTAGCTGTATTGATGCTAAAGACGCGTTGTTCAGGGATAAGCTGGAGAATGCCAAGGTCATGCATAACTAA
- a CDS encoding LysE family translocator produces MFVSSLLAIAAVLVMGVISPGPSFIYVARNAVSRSRLHGLVTALGTGAGAALFSVLAMAGLQKVLTAIPEMFIGLKVAGGAYLIWLAYKIARGASQPLDMTAGNMAAGNSLLKTFRDGLFTQLSNPKTAVVFASIFTALLPKHIPVAFYYIVPLMSFVIDAGWYSLVALLLSSEKPRQTYLRLKSRIDLISATVMGLLGARLIVTSLHK; encoded by the coding sequence GTGTTTGTATCTAGTCTGCTGGCTATTGCCGCAGTTCTCGTTATGGGCGTTATCAGCCCGGGTCCCAGCTTCATTTACGTTGCTCGCAATGCCGTATCCCGCTCCAGGTTGCATGGTCTGGTGACTGCGTTAGGTACGGGCGCAGGGGCCGCCCTGTTTTCCGTGTTGGCCATGGCTGGCCTGCAGAAGGTTCTTACCGCAATACCTGAAATGTTCATCGGACTGAAGGTCGCTGGCGGCGCGTACCTGATATGGCTGGCATACAAAATTGCCCGCGGGGCATCGCAGCCTCTGGACATGACTGCCGGAAACATGGCAGCCGGAAATTCACTGCTGAAGACCTTTCGCGACGGGCTTTTTACTCAGCTCAGCAATCCCAAAACAGCTGTCGTATTTGCTTCAATTTTCACTGCACTCCTCCCGAAACATATTCCGGTTGCCTTTTATTATATCGTTCCGCTGATGAGCTTCGTCATTGATGCAGGATGGTACTCGCTGGTTGCACTGCTGCTTTCCTCGGAGAAGCCACGTCAAACATATCTGCGCCTGAAAAGCAGAATTGATCTCATATCAGCCACCGTAATGGGGCTACTAGGCGCACGCCTGATTGTTACCTCACTGCACAAATAG
- a CDS encoding response regulator transcription factor — translation MYMSATQCRVLGELMALQAVSENLDIMRHELGSLMLQYLNADTYSSMLWNTEKKFFERAVGVNETAQRLKSWSEYYRFIDPVTAPMMARRVATTATQILPQHELLRTEFFNDFLRPHNQYWGINIYFYNRDECVGDFRIWRKRARGDFDKDDAVRLNMLAPSMAACLGKMRRSRDKKEIKNDEPLQRLLQLSRREAEISCMIAEGLSDKCIAAALGISVTTVRFHLKNVFSKCRVVNRAGVAARIRSLI, via the coding sequence ATGTATATGAGTGCAACACAATGCCGCGTATTGGGGGAGCTTATGGCCCTTCAGGCCGTATCTGAAAACCTAGATATTATGCGACATGAACTGGGTTCACTCATGCTGCAATACCTCAATGCCGATACGTACTCATCCATGTTATGGAATACCGAAAAGAAATTTTTTGAGCGGGCTGTTGGTGTCAATGAAACGGCTCAGAGACTGAAGTCATGGAGCGAATATTACCGTTTCATTGATCCAGTGACGGCTCCCATGATGGCCCGGCGAGTCGCCACCACGGCTACACAAATTCTTCCCCAGCATGAGCTGCTCAGGACGGAGTTCTTTAACGATTTTTTGCGGCCTCACAACCAGTACTGGGGCATCAATATTTATTTTTATAACAGAGACGAGTGTGTCGGGGATTTTCGTATCTGGCGGAAACGGGCGCGGGGAGATTTTGATAAAGATGATGCAGTAAGACTGAATATGCTGGCGCCTTCAATGGCGGCCTGCCTGGGTAAAATGAGACGCAGCCGGGACAAAAAAGAGATAAAGAATGATGAACCTCTTCAGCGTCTACTCCAGCTCAGCAGGCGTGAGGCTGAAATATCATGCATGATCGCTGAAGGATTATCAGATAAGTGCATTGCTGCTGCATTAGGTATCAGCGTGACAACCGTACGCTTTCATCTAAAGAATGTGTTCAGTAAATGCCGGGTAGTTAACCGGGCCGGCGTTGCCGCCCGGATACGATCGCTAATATAA
- a CDS encoding amidase, giving the protein MQQFPWGLTRNPYDPTRTTGGSSGGTAAAVAANFGVAGLGTDTGASIRGPSALQNLVGLRPTLGASSRAGVIPISLTRDTLGPMARTVTDAALIYQATYGYDSRDSATQSARNAPAFNISSALVPGATAGMRIGVLRQNINSEHADPEVMARFNEAVSDLRRQGAVIVEMEIPGLSKLADIAWPNRMEYDFNAYLASSGKDNAVKTFADVVRSKNIFLS; this is encoded by the coding sequence ATCCAACAGTTCCCTTGGGGGCTTACCAGAAATCCTTATGACCCGACCCGGACAACGGGCGGTTCCAGCGGAGGAACAGCTGCGGCTGTGGCGGCTAATTTTGGTGTGGCAGGACTTGGAACCGATACCGGCGCTTCTATTCGTGGTCCCAGCGCGCTGCAGAATCTGGTTGGTTTACGCCCTACGCTTGGAGCAAGCTCCCGTGCCGGTGTCATTCCCATCTCTCTTACTCGGGACACACTTGGCCCGATGGCCAGGACGGTGACTGACGCAGCCCTGATTTATCAGGCCACGTATGGCTATGACAGCCGGGATTCAGCCACACAGTCAGCCCGTAACGCACCCGCCTTTAATATCTCCTCGGCGCTGGTGCCTGGCGCAACCGCCGGTATGCGTATCGGGGTCCTTCGTCAGAACATAAACAGTGAACATGCAGACCCTGAAGTTATGGCACGCTTTAATGAGGCGGTAAGCGATTTACGCCGTCAGGGGGCGGTGATTGTAGAAATGGAGATTCCCGGCCTGAGCAAACTTGCTGATATCGCCTGGCCTAACCGGATGGAATATGATTTTAACGCCTATCTGGCTTCGTCAGGTAAGGATAACGCTGTGAAGACTTTCGCAGATGTGGTCAGGTCAAAAAATATATTCCTGAGCTGA